In Myxococcales bacterium, one genomic interval encodes:
- the rpsE gene encoding 30S ribosomal protein S5 produces MEKYTSAKSDLLEKVVHISRVAKVVKGGKRFSFSALVVVGDGNGKVGFSVGKAREVPAAIKKATERARREMISVSIVNGTIPHEVFGRYGAGKVIMKPASLGTGVIAGGPVRAVIEAVGINNILTKCLGTNNPHNVVKAAINGLTQLISPEEKIRMRYSDAKNDEN; encoded by the coding sequence ATGGAAAAATATACTTCCGCAAAATCTGATCTGCTGGAAAAAGTCGTTCACATAAGCCGCGTCGCGAAGGTGGTCAAAGGCGGAAAGCGGTTCAGCTTTTCTGCTCTGGTCGTCGTCGGAGACGGAAATGGCAAAGTCGGTTTTTCCGTTGGAAAGGCGAGAGAAGTTCCTGCTGCGATAAAGAAGGCAACCGAAAGGGCCAGGCGCGAGATGATATCGGTATCCATAGTCAACGGTACCATCCCGCATGAAGTCTTCGGTCGCTACGGGGCTGGCAAGGTCATCATGAAACCGGCCTCTTTAGGTACCGGAGTTATAGCCGGCGGACCGGTCAGGGCGGTGATTGAAGCAGTGGGCATTAACAACATCCTAACCAAGTGCCTTGGCACAAATAATCCGCACAACGTAGTCAAGGCGGCGATCAATGGTTTGACGCAGTTGATATCACCGGAAGAGAAAATCAGGATGAGGTATAGCGATGCAAAAAATGATGAAAATTAA
- the rplE gene encoding 50S ribosomal protein L5 — protein MAEVKEKKAKAKPEGQGKGAEGKREDKKGGKGEKKPKLQSVLAKTYQGEVVPKLIEKFGYKNRMQVPRLEKIVINTSMREALQDVKILQTAANEIASITGQRPVITKAKKSISNFKLRQGQSVGARVTLRGAYMYEFVSRLVNVALPRVRDFKGVSNKSFDGRGNYTLGLTEQTIFPEIDFDKVQKINGMNITFVTTAKTDEEAKELLTLMGMPFRN, from the coding sequence GTGGCTGAGGTAAAAGAAAAAAAGGCGAAGGCGAAACCTGAAGGACAAGGCAAGGGCGCCGAGGGCAAGAGAGAGGACAAGAAGGGTGGCAAGGGGGAGAAGAAGCCGAAACTTCAGTCCGTGCTTGCAAAAACATATCAGGGAGAGGTCGTTCCGAAGCTGATTGAAAAGTTCGGCTACAAGAACAGGATGCAGGTTCCTCGCCTTGAGAAGATCGTCATCAACACCTCCATGAGGGAGGCCCTTCAGGATGTGAAAATTTTACAGACGGCAGCCAATGAGATTGCGTCCATAACCGGTCAGCGCCCTGTCATCACAAAGGCGAAAAAGTCGATATCGAACTTCAAACTTCGTCAGGGTCAGTCCGTCGGTGCGCGAGTGACTTTGCGCGGCGCTTATATGTACGAATTCGTAAGCCGCCTTGTGAACGTCGCATTGCCGAGGGTGAGGGATTTTAAGGGCGTTTCCAACAAATCCTTCGACGGGCGTGGTAACTACACGCTGGGCCTCACTGAGCAGACGATTTTTCCGGAAATCGATTTCGACAAGGTTCAGAAAATCAACGGTATGAACATAACTTTTGTGACGACGGCCAAGACGGATGAAGAGGCAAAAGAGCTTTTGACGCTGATGGGCATGCCCTTCAGGAACTAA
- a CDS encoding type Z 30S ribosomal protein S14, with amino-acid sequence MAKTSIMVKSRRKQRFGVRSYNRCPICGRPRAYMRRFDMCRICFRKRALNGELPGIIKSSW; translated from the coding sequence ATGGCTAAGACTTCGATCATGGTGAAATCACGGAGAAAACAGAGGTTCGGCGTTCGTTCCTATAATCGCTGTCCGATATGCGGAAGACCCAGGGCCTATATGCGCAGGTTTGACATGTGTAGAATCTGCTTCAGGAAGAGGGCCCTAAACGGCGAACTCCCTGGCATCATAAAGTCCAGCTGGTAA
- the rpsQ gene encoding 30S ribosomal protein S17 gives MRKGKTKVGVVVSDAMDKSVTVMVERVFMEPLFKKYIRRKKKFMAHDEKNECSKGDVVMIRECSPLSKMKRWCVETILEKGVQ, from the coding sequence ATGAGAAAAGGCAAAACAAAGGTCGGGGTCGTCGTCAGCGATGCCATGGACAAGAGCGTGACCGTCATGGTCGAGAGGGTTTTCATGGAGCCGCTCTTCAAAAAGTACATCAGGCGAAAGAAGAAATTCATGGCTCATGACGAAAAGAATGAGTGTTCTAAGGGCGATGTCGTGATGATACGCGAATGCAGCCCCTTGTCGAAGATGAAAAGATGGTGCGTCGAGACGATCCTTGAAAAGGGCGTCCAGTAA
- the rplF gene encoding 50S ribosomal protein L6, which translates to MSRIGKRPVLLNKGVTAKIDSGVISVKGPKGELKLPISQKRYPGINVAVEGDSVVVTRREETRLGRTQQGLVRALIQNMALGVLEGYTQKLDIVGVGYKAEVKGKSLVLNVGHSNPVDFHIPDGIQVVVEKQTRVVVTGIDKRLVGEVAASVRRVRPPEPYKGKGIRYADEIVKHKVGKAAAGSTGG; encoded by the coding sequence ATGTCTCGTATAGGAAAAAGACCTGTTCTTCTTAACAAGGGCGTAACTGCTAAAATCGACAGCGGCGTTATCTCTGTAAAAGGGCCTAAGGGGGAGCTGAAACTTCCCATCAGCCAGAAGAGATATCCTGGTATCAACGTGGCCGTAGAGGGTGATTCAGTGGTTGTCACCAGGCGCGAGGAGACGAGGCTCGGCAGGACACAGCAGGGGCTTGTCAGGGCCCTGATCCAGAATATGGCATTGGGCGTCCTGGAAGGTTATACCCAGAAGCTGGATATCGTCGGCGTTGGCTACAAAGCCGAGGTGAAAGGAAAGTCGCTCGTTTTAAACGTCGGCCATTCCAATCCGGTCGACTTTCATATCCCCGACGGGATTCAGGTCGTGGTGGAAAAACAGACCAGGGTCGTGGTCACCGGTATAGATAAACGTCTGGTTGGCGAAGTTGCCGCCAGCGTCAGAAGAGTGAGACCCCCAGAGCCTTACAAGGGCAAGGGGATCAGGTACGCTGATGAAATCGTGAAACATAAAGTCGGCAAGGCAGCGGCCGGTTCGACGGGAGGCTGA
- the rplX gene encoding 50S ribosomal protein L24: MRIKKGDTVKVMAGKEKGKIGKILRVDQGKNLVWVEKTNFVKRHQKPNQQFKQGGIVEKEAAIHASNVMYYDEKSAKHTRLGVKIVKGEKVRISRRSGAEIGAK, translated from the coding sequence ATGAGAATCAAAAAAGGCGATACCGTAAAGGTGATGGCTGGCAAAGAGAAGGGAAAGATCGGCAAGATATTGAGAGTCGATCAGGGCAAAAATCTCGTCTGGGTTGAGAAAACCAATTTTGTGAAGAGACATCAAAAACCCAACCAGCAGTTCAAGCAGGGCGGAATAGTGGAGAAAGAGGCCGCCATACACGCGTCAAACGTGATGTATTATGATGAGAAGAGCGCTAAACACACCAGGCTGGGCGTCAAGATAGTCAAGGGCGAGAAGGTCAGGATCTCCAGAAGGTCCGGCGCTGAAATAGGCGCGAAGTAA
- the rplN gene encoding 50S ribosomal protein L14, which yields MIQHMTELQVADNSGAKLLRCIKVLGGSRRRYATIGDIIVVSVKEAMPKAKVKKGDVKKAVIVRTKKPVKRADGSTISFDDNSAVIISEASEPLGTRIFGPVARELRSKKFMKIISLAPEVL from the coding sequence ATGATTCAACACATGACGGAACTGCAGGTTGCGGATAATTCGGGTGCAAAGCTTTTGCGCTGCATAAAGGTCCTTGGAGGTTCGCGCAGGCGCTATGCGACGATAGGCGATATCATAGTCGTCTCCGTTAAGGAGGCCATGCCCAAGGCCAAGGTTAAAAAGGGCGATGTAAAAAAGGCGGTCATAGTTCGAACAAAAAAACCGGTGAAGCGCGCCGACGGCTCAACCATATCATTCGACGATAATTCGGCGGTGATAATCAGCGAAGCCAGCGAGCCTCTCGGTACTCGTATTTTCGGGCCGGTGGCCAGAGAGCTCAGAAGCAAGAAATTCATGAAGATAATATCACTCGCGCCAGAGGTCCTATAA
- the rpsH gene encoding 30S ribosomal protein S8 gives MFNDSIADLLTRVRNAANAGHEKVVVPYSKAKESIARIIVSEGFLSGVEVVGTGKEKALAIDLKYRDDGSPTFSSLQRVSKLGRRVYLKNKEIGASRQGMGVSIISTSKGIMKDVDAKRMGLGGEVICSVW, from the coding sequence ATGTTTAACGATTCGATTGCAGATTTACTGACGAGAGTACGGAATGCCGCGAATGCCGGCCACGAGAAGGTCGTTGTTCCTTATTCAAAGGCCAAGGAGTCGATTGCCAGGATAATAGTTTCCGAAGGCTTCCTCTCCGGTGTCGAGGTCGTAGGCACAGGCAAGGAGAAAGCCTTGGCCATCGATCTCAAATACAGGGATGACGGCAGCCCTACCTTCTCAAGCCTTCAGAGGGTGAGCAAGTTGGGCAGACGCGTATATCTCAAAAACAAAGAGATCGGAGCAAGCCGGCAGGGGATGGGCGTCTCCATCATATCGACATCCAAAGGTATCATGAAGGATGTGGATGCGAAGAGGATGGGGCTTGGTGGCGAAGTTATCTGCTCTGTTTGGTGA
- a CDS encoding 50S ribosomal protein L18 — protein MAMELVGRDRRRNRIRKKIHGTAEKPRLSVFRSAKHISAQLIDDDSGTTLVSASTYQKNAPKGTGNCTSAKGIGEMIAERAKQKGIEAVVFDRGGYRYHGRVKALAEGARQKGLKF, from the coding sequence ATGGCTATGGAATTGGTTGGGCGCGATCGCAGACGCAATCGCATCAGGAAAAAAATTCATGGTACGGCGGAGAAACCGCGTTTGAGCGTGTTTCGCAGCGCGAAGCATATCAGCGCTCAACTCATAGACGACGACAGCGGCACCACGCTCGTCAGCGCTTCCACCTATCAGAAGAACGCTCCGAAAGGTACCGGCAACTGTACTTCGGCCAAGGGCATCGGAGAGATGATTGCCGAAAGGGCGAAGCAGAAAGGGATCGAGGCTGTCGTGTTCGATCGCGGCGGTTATCGCTATCATGGAAGGGTGAAAGCCCTCGCCGAAGGTGCAAGGCAGAAAGGACTCAAGTTCTGA